A segment of the Candidatus Izimaplasma bacterium HR1 genome:
AAAATGTATCTAAAACATGGTACATTTGAACTTGATGAAATGGGGGAAGAATAATGAGTGTTGTATTGATAATTAGTATTCCCTTGTTAGCAGCATTTGTCAGTATCTTAAATAAGAAAATTGCTCCTTACTTACTACTTGTGGTTTCTTTTGGAATTCTTGTATTATTAGGATTTGATCTTATTGAATTAGGTACCGTTACAATTGGTGGATTTGCTGCACCATACGGAATTAGTTTAATTTTAGATAGTTATAGCTTTACAGGTATTTATATTGTGAATATCTTATTCTTCTTAGTTGTAGCTGTAACTTTTAGAAAATATGCTAAGATGGCTTCTATCTTATTAGTTGCTTTAGCAGGATTAAATGGTTTATTACTTACAGGAGATTTATTCAACTTGTTCGTATTTATTGAAGTAAGTGGAATTGCTGCTTACTTAATCACAACTACAAACAAGAAGCCAGTTGCTACATTTAATTATTTAGTACTTGGTACTGTTGGAAGTAGTTTATACTTATTAGGTTTAATTATCTTATACGCAATGTTTGGTACATTGAATATGGCTGATTTAGCTGTGAACATCACAGCAAGTAGTGCAACAGCTACACAAGTTGCCTTACCATTCTTATTAATGTTTATTGGACTTGGTGTTGAAGCTAAGTTATTACCATTCAATTCATGGGTTAAAGGAATATTAGGAAGTTCTAATAAACTTAGTGGACCGATGATTGCTAGTGTTTATGCGACAACTATGGCATTAGTATTTGGTAGATTACTAACAAATGTATTTGTTATTAGTGATCAACTGATGTTAATTATATCTGTTGTCTTAATCTTTAGTATTTTAGCTGGAGAAGCGATGGCTTATGCTAGTAGTAAATTACGAGAAGTATTACTCTTTAGTAGTATCGCTCAAGCAGCAATTGTAATTATGTTATTTGTATTAGGGTTTACCTGGTTTGGTTTAGTTCTAGCTATCTTAAATGGTTTCAGCAAGTTAGTGTTATTCTTGATCGTAAATACTGTTACAGACCAAACTGAAACTGATGAAGTTAATGATCTTCGCGGATTGTTTACTGAAAACAAATTAGTTGGTGCTGCATTCTCAATCACAGTATTAAGTGTATTAGGTTTACCTTTATTCATTGGTTTCATTGTTAAGATGAATATCTTAATGACATTAGTTGATAATGGCAATTTATTGTTTGTTATTGCGATTCTAGCTTCTAGTGTTGTTGAAGGTGTTTACTTCATCAAAATATTAATTAAATTATGGTTTGAAAAAGGCGAAGTTAAAAAAGTTAAATTTGATAATGTAACTAAATATATCGTTGTTGTTATCGCATTAGCTATCGTCGTATTTGGAATTTATTTTGAACCATTGAGAGAAATCTTAAATAATTATACTAACTTCATGATAGGAGGGATTCTATAATGGCTAGTTTAGAAATGATTTTAATAATAGTATTAGTCGCTGGTGTCCTCGCTTACTTACTTGGAAAACTTAATAAAGTACTATCTGGTTCAGTTACGATTTTAGCTTCAGGATTTGCTTTTGTAAGTATTGCATATTATGGATTTAATAATGGGTTAGATACAACTAGTGATTTATTACCATTCGTTACTTATGGTGTAGAAAATCTTAGTTTGTATTTCGGAATTATTGTGACATTCGTGTTCTTTATGGTTTCGTTCTTTAATCCTTATTTCATCGACAAATATAAATATCCAAGTTTATACTCAATGCTTTATCTATTCAGTTTAGCAGGTGTTATCGGTGTATTCTTTACTAACAACTTTATAGTACTATTCTTTTTCTTCGAGTTAGTTGTTTGGTCAAGTTTATTCTTAATTCCTCTAGGTAAAAGTAAAAAAGCAGCTTCTTGGTATTATGGTTTTAGTGCCTTTGGTAGTTTTGCATTACTATTTGCAATTTTAATCATGAGTGCTAGTAACGGTGGAAGTTTTGAAATTGCTAGTTCATTAAGTGCTATATCTGGTTCTAATAGAGTATTAGTATTTATCCTATTAATGATTGCAGGATTTGCAAAATTAGGAGCGTTTCCACTTCATATCTGGTTACCTAAGGTATTAACACATGCACCAGATCCTGTTACTTCAGTATTTAGTGGTGGGTTAGAAAAATTAGGAGCATTTATCGCTGTAATTGGATTATTAAAAGTAATGCCTGTAACATACAATATTGAAGTTTTAGATATGCAAGTTACGCACTACTTAATTACAGTCTTAGGGGCTTTAACAATTGTCTTTGGGACATTGATGGCTATTAGACAAGATGATGCTAAAAAATTACTTGCTTATTCTTCTATGAGTAATGCTGGTTATATCTTAGTAGGACTTGCAATTATGAGTAATACAAGTGTTAGTGGTGCTTTATACCACGTCTTAGCACATGCATTAGCTTCAACAGCAGCATTCCTTGCAATTGGTGCTGTTAAACGTCAAACGGGAACTGCAAAGATGAGTCAGTTGGGTGGAATTATCCACAAAATGCCAGTTACTTATTTAGTTTACTTGATTGCAATAATCAGTATGGCAGGAATTCCACCAATGGGTGGATTTGTTAGTAAATGGTTAATCTTCCAAAGTGTTATTGATGAAGGGTTAATCTTTATCGCTATCGCAACATTCTTCGGTAGTATTGGTAGCTTCTTATATGTATTTAGACCTTTAGCTGCTTTATTCTTAGGTCAAGAATTACCACAATATAAGAAAACAATAAAAGAAGTTCCGTTATTAATGATGTTACCTCTATTAATCTTAAGTGCTTTAAATATCTTTACTGGAGTTTATCCTAAGGATATTCTAGTATTTATAAATAAAATTCTTGTTGAATTAAATATTGAACAATTAGTTATAACTACATGGACAATAACTGGTAAGAATGGTGACTTAAATCCTGGTCTTATCGGAGCAATCTTCGGAATCGGAGTTGCAGTTAGTTTCTTAATCTTTATCGTCCTTAAAAAGTCTAAAAAAGTCGGTTTAATGGATACCTATACTGCTGGTAACTTTGTTTACACTGAAGAGTTATTACATTACAGTGTTGATTTCTATGCTCCATTAGAAAGACTATATGAAAAATATATTCATATTATGAAAAACTTCTACAATTCTCTAGCTAATAAAGTAAAAGAATTTGGTAGAGTGGTTAAATACTTCTTCTTTACAAATAAACCAGAAGTAACAGTATTATTTATCGTATTAACAATTATCTTCTTATTGTGGGGTGAAATCGTATGATTAATGTATTAATTGGTTTGGGAGTTGCCCTATTTGGATTTGTATTGCAGACTGCGATTGGTGGAATTAACCGAAAAGTAGTAGCGAGATTACAAAAAAGAAGAGGACCAAAATGGTATCAAGAATTTATTGACATCTTTAAATTACTATCAAAAAGAGCTACAACACATGGTTGGATATTTGACTTTGGTGTAATTATGGCTCTTGGTGGAATTATTGCGACTGCAATGTTCATGCCAGTAACTAACTCAATCGTCGCTTTTGAAAACTTTGATAATTTCTTTATCTTTGTTTACTTAATCGCTGTTGGAATGTTAGGTATGGCTATGAGTGCTAGTGGTAGTGGTAACCCACTTGCTAGTATTGGAGTTATGAGAGCTTTAACTACGATGTTAGCTTATGAAGTGCCATTTATGATTGTTGTTATGACAATCATAAAATTAACAGGAACTTCAAGTGTTAGCGGGATTGCTGAATTTCAGCAAATTGCTGGTAATAACTGGTTTATGATTGCTTTACCAATTGGATTTGTCGTTGCAGTATTGAGTTTAATGGGAATGTTAGGAAAAAAACCATTTGAAACTTATATAGCTCCAGCAGAAATTGCATCAGGTCCAATGGTTGAATATGGTGGAAAACAATTAGGTATGTTATTTATTATGCATGAAATCACAATCTTTATTGAAGTGAGTTTGTTTGTCCACTTATTCTTAGGAGGAGCTCCGACAATTGGAATCTTCTTAATAAAATATTTTAGTGTTTACACATTTGTAAACTTAATTAGTAATGTAAATGGTCGTTTCAAAATCGATCAAGTAGTTTTATTCTTCTATAAATGGCCATTATTATTAGCAGTGGTTCAAGCTGTTATGGCAATTTACTTAAAGTGGGTGATTTAAATGAACGAATGGAAATATGAATCAACAAAGTTTAGTCCAATTCCTAAAGCTAAACAAGAAGCTATGGATCGTAAATGGTGGGAAATAGGAGATTTCTTTAGAAGAAATTCATTATGGATGCTAATGTATTGTACAGGTTGTTGTGCGATTGAGTTACCACCAGCGATGACAAGTGCTTATGATATGGAACGTTTAGGTATGGGTCCTATGGCTACACCTAGACAAGCAGACGTATTATTAGTTACTGGTTACTTATCACTTAAAACACTTCGTCGTTTAATCTACACATACGAGCAAATGAGTGAACCTAAATACGTTGTAGGATTTGGTAGTTGTACAATTAACGGTGGAATCTATCATGATTCTCATGCAGTTATTAATCAACTAGATCAATATATTCCAGTTGATAGTTATGTAGCTGGTTGTATGCCAAATACAGAAGCTGTAATGAATGGATTTGTTGATTTAATGGATTTAATCAAATCTAAAAAAGCTGATGGTTGGAAACGCTATGCGAAAAACTATGAGTGGTATAAGAAAAATCAAATAGATTCTTTAGGAGTATTGCGAGTGGAGGATGAATTTCATGACTAATATCGAATTTACCCGTAATTTAATAGAAAAAAGTTTTAAAGTTAAGAAAACTGAAGTTATTGATCAATATCAAGTTAGCTTTGAAGTTGAGAAAAATGATATCCATCAGATTTTAACTGTTTTAAAATCAAGTGGATGGATTCAATTATCTTATTTAAGTGCTATTGATTGGATCGCTGAAAACGAATTTGAATTAGTGTATATTGTTATGAACTGGGAAAGAGCTGTTCATGTTCAAATTAGAACAAGAATAAACAGAACTAATCCAGAAATGAATAGTATTATGCCAATTTATGAAGGTTGTAAATACTATGAACGAGAAGCACATGAATTCTTTGGAATAAAATTCCCTGGTAATCCTGACTATCATAAGCAATTAATCTTAGAGCAATGGGATGATATTCCTCCTTTAAGAAAAGATTTTGATCCACGTGCTTATAGTGATGCTCACTTTGCAAAAAGAGAGTACACAAAAGATTTTACAAACTTAAATAATCAACCAAGTAAACAAGAAAAAAGAACTGAAAGAAAATCATTTATTTCACGACTAAAAGGAGGTAAAAAATAATGAGAAAATTAAAATTATTTTTAGGACCTCAGCATCCTGGGATGCATGGTAATGCATCAATTCATATGTATGTTGATGGAGATATCATTAAACGTGCATACTTACTTCCGGGAATGCTTCACCGTGGATTTGAAAAAGGAATGGAACGTCATACATGGGTAAACAATATTAGTTTAATCCCTAGAGTATGTGTTGTTGAACCTGATATCAATGAAATGGCTTTTGCAATGGGTGTTGAAAAATTAGCTAAACTTGAAGTGCCTGAAAGAGCTCATTATATAAGAATGATCATCTTAGAATTAGCAAGAATTAGTATTCATTTAATGGCATATGGTGGACTTGGTAGTCCAACTGGTAACTATACATTAATGTATCATGCTCATGCTGATCGAAATTCAATTCTAAATATCTTTGAAAAAATCACCGGACACCGTATTTATCACCAATACATCGTCCCTGGTGGAGTTAGAAAAGATTTACCAAAAGGAATTGAAGTAGATATTCATGCCTTTCTTAATGATTTAGAAAGTAGATATACAGAATACCGTGATTTAGGTATTGAAAATCCAACAATCATCTCTCGTATCAAAGATACTATTATGCTTCCAGAAGAAGTTGTATGGGAACTAGGAGTTACTGGAGTTGGAATGAGAAGTGCCGTAAATAAAGCGTATGATTTACGTAAAGTAATGCCATATGCAAGATATGATAAAATTGATTTTGAAGTACCTGTAAGTGATTATAGTGATGCGAGAAGTCGTGTCGATATTAAATTAAAAGAATTAGTCCAATCAATTGGAATAATTCGTCAGTGTTTAGCAAAAATGCCAGAAGGTGATGTCAGAGTACCTGTAGCTCCTGGACAATCAATGAGATGGACTGTTCCAAAAGGACATGTTTATGCTACAGTTGAAAGTTCAAGAGGAGAGTTTGGTTATTATATAGTTAGTGATGGTAAGAGTGTTCATCCTTACCGAATTGGAGTAAGAGGTGCTAGTTATCCTCAAGGGTTACTAGGAATTGAAAAATATCTACCAGGAACACGTATTGATGATGCAGCTTTATGGGTTGACACAATGGGTGTATGTTCTCCTGAGATAGACAGATAGGAGAATATACAAATGGCTAAAAAATATCCTAAAGTAAGTATCTTTAATCCAATTAGACTATGGAAATATCTCTTTAAAGAACCTGTAACCATACCATTCGAAGATATAATGACAAAGAAAAACGCTGACTATTTAAACAAAAACTCAATTATTAAAGATAAAAAAAGATTAGAATCTTCACCTCGTGAAGGTGCAGATAACCTTAGAGGATTCCATACTAATGATTGGGAAGACTGTATAGGTTGTGCTACTTGTGAAGAAATATGTCCAACAGAAGCCATCACAATGGTTGAAAGATTAGACGTTGATGAGAAAGCTGGAGAACTACAACAAAGACCAGTAATTGATTACGGAAGATGTTGTTTCTGTGCTTTATGTGTTGATACATGTACCACAGGTTCACTAAAAATGAGTAAAGAATATATTTATGCTAATATCAATCCTGATGACTTCATTATTATGCCAGAAGCAACATGGCAAGGTGAAGAAGTTAAAGAAGGATGGATAAAAGATGAAAATAGTGATTTATTAGATTTAAAACGTGTTGATATGGTTCATGAAAATATTGACGAACGTAAAAAAGGTTTTGTTGAAATCGTTAGAGGATACTCTAAAGAGTATGCAAAAATGGAAGCCGCAAGATGTGTTGAATGTGGTGTTTGTACAAGTAGTTGTCCTGTCCAAATGCATATCCCTGAATATATTAAAGCAATATGGGAAGACGACATTGAAGGTGCTTTAAGACAAATCTATGAAACTAATCCATTACCTGGTGTTTGTGGTAGAGTTTGTACTCATAACTGTGAAACATCGTGTGCCATTGCTGTCAGAGGTGAAGCAATCGCAATTAGATGGTTAAAAAGATACATTATCGATAGCGCTCCAACTGACATGTATGAGAAAATTATTAATGAACCTGTAAGTGAAGTTATTGACGCTAAAATTGCTGTTGTTGGTAGTGGTCCAGCCGGTTTAGGTGCTGCATACTACTTAAAAGTAATGGGCTATAAAGTTGATGTATTTGAAGAAAAAGAATTAACTGGTGGAGTTATGCGATATGGTATTCCTGCATATCGACTTCCAGATTCTGCAATTGATAAAGATATCAATTTCATTAAAAGTATCGGAGTAAATATTCAAACCAACACAAGAGTTGGTAAGGATATAACTATGGATCAACTTGAAAAAGATTATGATGCTGTATTCTTAGGAACTGGGTTCTTTAAACCAAGAAATTTGAATATTCCTGGTAGTGAAAATAAAGGTGTTATCGGAGCAATGGATTTCTTACCTCAAGTTAGAGAATATGAGAGAGGTAATCTAAAACTAGAAGATATTGATGTAGCTAAAAGTGTCATCGTAATCGGTGGTGGAGATGTTGCATTTGATGTTGCTAGAAGTGCTACTAGATTACAAATGCTTAAATATGGAAAAAGCAATGTCAAATTAACATCACTAGAAAACGCTGATATGTTACCAGCAAGCGCTGATGAAGTAATTGAAGGTGCAGAAGAAGGCGTTGAATTCTTATGTGGTAATGGACCACAAGAAATCATGATTTCTAAAAAAGGTAATGTTGAAGGATTACGTTTATGGAAATGTTTATGTATCATTGACAAAAATGGTAAATTCAATCCTGAATTTGATTCAGATTGTGAAATGATTATCGATGGTGAACAAGTTTATATCGCTATCGGACAATCACCAGATTATGACTACATTCCTAAAAGCTTCCAAGATACTATCGAAATTAGTCGTGGAAAAATCAAAGCTAACGAACAAGGACAAGTTGAAAAACTTGATTGGTTATTTGTTGGTGGAGACATCTTTAGAGGTCCAGACTTAATTAGTGGTGTTGCTGATGGACATCGTTCAGCTCAAGCTATTGATGAGTATTTATACAAAAAATCAAAGAAAAACAAAACTAAGAAAACTGTCTCGAAAATGAAAGAAGCAGTTAAGTTTAATACTCCAGAATTAACACCAAAACAAAGAGGAATTAAATAAAAAAAAAGTGTCGCAAATTTGCGGCACTTTTTATTTATGTTTAGCTCAATCTAACGAATTAGATAAATTGTTACTAATATCATATGAATTAAAAAAGAAAAGTGAAATCACTTTTCTTTATAATCAAATGTTTTATTTTCCCAGGTCCTAATTGTATAAGTGTCTTTACCTGTTTTATGGATATATTTTGGGAGTAATGGAACCTTACCCAAACCTTTTGGAGCGTTCATTATATATGTTGGGATAGCAAGACCTGATGTGTTTCCACGTAAGAATTCGATGATTTTTAAACCATCTTCAAGTCGTGGAATAAAATGAGTTGTACCTTTAACATCTTTTGCATGGAAAATATAATATGGACGAACTCTTGCTTCTAATAGTTTCTGATTTAACAGAGTCATAGTAAATGGGTCATCATTAATACCTTTTAATAGAACTGCTTGATTTCCAACAACTATACCATTATCTGAAAGTTTTTCACATGCTTGTTTACTTTCAGGTGTAACTTCATAAAAATGATTGTAATGAACGTTTAGATAAATGGGGTGATATTTTTTTATCATATTTACTAGTTCATCAGTAATGCGCATTGGCATTGTTACAGGTGTTCTAGTACCAATTCGTATTATTTCAACATGTGGTATTTTTCGTAATTCTTTCAAAATATACTCTAAGTGATTATTAGATAGAAGTAATGCATCTCCACCAGTAAGTAAAATGTCTCTTACTTCTTCGTTCCTTCTAATATACTCGATTGAATCCTCGATTTTATTCAAAGGTGTTTGCTTATCAGTCTCATCAATCAAACGTCTTCGCTGACAGTGTCTACAGTACATAGAACATTGATTAGTAACATTTATAATTAATCTATCAGGATATCTTCTAGTTATACTACCCGCAGGATTAGTATGTTCTTCATCCATTGGATCCAAAACACCATCATTGGAAAGTATTTCTTTAATAGAAGGAATACTTAATGATCTAATAGGGCCTTCGTCCTCGCAAACTAAAGCTAAATAATAGGGATTTATAGCAAAACGATTTAATAGCGCAACTTGTCTGATTTCTGAATACTCATTTTTACTTAGTGGGATAAAATTACCTAATGTTTCTACATCCATAATTCTATTTTTTACTTGCCAGTGCCAATTGTTCCAATCTTCGTTAGTGGCATTGAAATATTTAAGAAGGCGTTGTTTTTGAGAAAGATAGTGCTGATATCTTTTTTCAATAACACCTATTTGACCTAGTTTGAATTTTCTAAATTCCTTGGTTTTTTCCTTTAGTTCTTTTGCTCTTGAAATTGAAAGGTTATTTATATCCATTAAATCACCTCTTTACTAATCATCTTTATTATAGCAAATTTTAGGGTTTCTTACAAATGGACATAAAAAAAGTAGTGGTTGACCACTACTTATATTCACTCATTAATTTTAGGTAAAAATCCTTATTACTCTTGTTTGCTTCTAGTTCTGTTTCTGTTAGTACTCTGATGATTCTCATTGGGTTACCAACAACTAATGAATTTGCAGGAATCTCTTTGTTGGGTGGAATTACAGCTCCAGCGCCAATGAGTGCACCTTTTCTTATTACTGCACCATCTAAAATTATACTACCCATACCTATCAAACAATCGTCTTCAACAGTACAAGCATGAATTATTGCTCCATGACCGACTGTTACATTTTTACCGATATGTGTGGGTAAATTAAGATTAGTGTGAACTACAGCGTTATCTTGAATATTTGTATTCTCTCCAATAAAGATGGGAGCCATATCTCCTCTTAAACTTGCATTGAACCAGATATTAACATTCTTACCTACTGTGATGTCTCCACTGAGTACAGCATTTTGAAATATTTTAGCTGTTGGATCAACTACAGGGAGTTTATCATTATGTTTAATTAAAGTCATCTAATCACCAACCTATAAGATTTCTTTGAAAACTCTGAAGAAGTTTTTATATTTAATCTTTTCGATATCCTCTAAATTATATCCTAATTTCTCTAATTCTGTAAAAAGGTTATTTGCCTCGCCCATATTCATGAATCCTTCGACATGATTACTACTTACATTATCATAAAGGTAATAGCATACATCAAACCCGATTCCAACATGATCAATTCCAATAGTCTTAACAGCATAATCAATATGTTTTGCCATATATGCTACTGTTTGATTTTCCTTCTTATCTGAGATGAATGGAGCTATTCCACATATCCCAATTACACCGTTTCTTTCTTTAATCATATTAAGTTGCTCATCTGTATAGTTTCTAATGTGATTACAAAGTTGTTTTGTATTTCCATGTGAAATGATTAAAGGTTGAGTAGTTACTTCGAAAATCTCCTTAAATGTACGGGGATTTGCATGAGCTAAATCAATTATCATACCAAGTTTTTCCATCTCTATTAAGACTTCTTTACCAAGTAAAGTTAGACCCTCAGTTTCACTAGATAATCCAGCAGCATATTTGTTAACTTCGTTCCAAGTTAACCCAGCATGTCTAACACCTTTGTCATATAACTCAGTAAGATGGTTGACACTCTCTAATTGCATAATTCCTTCCATACCAATAATGACACCGATTCTATCAGTAGTAGTGGAATTGATAATGTCCTCGTAATTTAAGCATATATTGAATACATCTTTGTTATTTTGCAATTCGATAAATGCATTTTCCCATATCTCATTAAACTCTTGAGTATTCTCTGTTTTTGGATTTGTCCAATTAACAAAAATACTATGGGTAATTCCAGCCTTTTTATAATAATCTAAATGACGTCTTTTAAAAGAATTTCTGTTACCTTTCTTATTCTGTTCATACATATCTGTTAGGATATCCGCGTGTGCATCAAATAACATATTTATTCCTCCTAAAAAACTGAGTCTATCTCAGTTCTATTTTTGATTATATGCTTCTAAACCTTTTTCTAATATAAGCATAGCACGTTTCATGTCTTCGGTATTTAAAACATACGCTATACGAGCTTCATCTTTTCCTAAACCTTCGGTTCCGTAGAACCCTTCAGCAGGAGATAACATTATAGTTTCATTATCTAGGGTAAATTCCTCTAACATCCAGATTATGAATTTTTCTGCGTCATCAACAGGCAGTTTAACAACAACATAAAACGCTCCTGTTGGCTTTTCACATACAACGCCATCAATATTGCTTAATGTTTCAAAAACGATATCACGTCTAGCTTGATATTCGTTTTTTATACCTTCTGTGTATTCAGTAGGTAAAGAATATAAAGCAGCAGCCCCAATTTGCTCTAAAGTTGCAACACATAAGCGTGCTTGACAAAGTTTCAAAATATTCTTAATTAAGTCTTCGTTATGTGAACAGATAGCTCCAATACGTGCACCACAGGCACTATAGCGCTTTGAAACAGACTCGATGATTACTAATCGATCATCAATTCCTTCAATACATCCCATTGATAGAGCTTCTAAACCATCAAAAGCCATACCTCTATATACTTCATCACTAATTATATACAAATCATTTTCGATAGCTATTTCAGCGAGTATTTCCATTTCATCTCTTCTGAGGATTGTCCCAGTTGGGTTTCCTGGATTACTAAATAAAATAGCTTTTGTTTTTGGGGTAATTAATTTTACGATATCCTCTTTTTTGGGAAGATGGAAACCATCTTTAGCTAAAGTAGTTATTGGAACTAAATTAACATTAACTTCACCAGTAAAGCCATTATAGTTTGTATAGAATGGTTCAGGAATTAAAATCTCATCACCGGGATCACACATAGCAATAGTAGAAAAAGTAATTGCTTCACTTCCACCGTTTGTAATAAGGACATTATTCTCATTAAAGATAATACCATCCCTTTTAAAGAAATTTCTTATTGCATCAATTAAAATTGGTTCCCCTTGTGAGAATGAGTATTTAATGACAGAAGTATCATATTTATTGATAGCATCCATAAATACTTCAGGTGTTTTTATATCAGGCTGTCCAATATTTAAGTGATAAACTTTCTTTCCTTGTTTTTTAACTCTTGTTGCGATAGGAACTAGCTTACGTACAGGAGATTCCTGCATTTCTAGTACACGGTTTGATATTTTCATTGTTTTACCTTCTTTCTCCAAAAAATCAACTATATTTTAACACTATGGTTTAATTAAATCAATATTAAAAATGGATATTATGAAAACTCTTTCACAAACAATAAAAAGTAAAAATAGTTTATGAATTAAAGCATTAAATATTTAATGAAAGTATTTTCATAAATAAAAGTATGTAAATTGAAAAATGTTACAATGCAAATGGCTATTTGTAGCCATTTATAAATTGGTTATAAATTTTTTATTTTTTTTAATGAAAACGCTTGTTTTTGTTTTGATAAGTTGTTAAAATGCTTATGTATTTAGAACGATTCGATTTTGAAAGGAAAATGTGTATGAATTTGAAATTATTTATCCCTGGACCAGTAAATGTGTTACCAGAGATTTTAGAAAAAATGGCAACAGAGCAAATTGCTCATAGAAGCAAGATTGCAACAAACTTACAAAAAGGTATTTCAGAGAAATTGCAAAAGTTAATGTACACTGAGAACTTAATAATTTTATCTACTTCAAGTGGTAGTGGAATTATGGAAATGGCGATTAAGTCATGTACTAAAAAACGTGCTGCAGTATTTAGTGTTGGAGCGTTTGGAGATCGTTGGTATAAAATGGCAGTAACTAACAATATACCAGCTGATAAGTTTAAATCAGAACCAGGAATGCCAACAACACCAGAAATGGTAGAAGAAGCATTAAAGACTGGGAAGTACGATGTTGTAACAGTTACTCATAATGAAACATCAAGTGGTATTATGAATCCTGTTTATGAGATTGGACAAGTAGTAGCTAAATATCCTGACGTAATATATTTAGTTGATACTGTAAGTAGTTTAGGTGGAGCTAAAGTTGAAGTTGATAAATCAAATATTGATATTTGTTTAGCATCAACTCAAAAATGTTTAGGACTTCCTCCAGGACTAGCAGTAGCAAGCGTTAGTGAAAAAGCTATTTTAAGAGCAGAGACAGTTGAGAATAGAGGTTTCTATTTAGACTTACTAAATGTTGTAAATCGTGTTAAAAAAGATTATCAATATCCTTCAACACCATCGACACCACATATGTGGGCTCTAGATTATCA
Coding sequences within it:
- the nuoN gene encoding NADH-quinone oxidoreductase subunit N yields the protein MSVVLIISIPLLAAFVSILNKKIAPYLLLVVSFGILVLLGFDLIELGTVTIGGFAAPYGISLILDSYSFTGIYIVNILFFLVVAVTFRKYAKMASILLVALAGLNGLLLTGDLFNLFVFIEVSGIAAYLITTTNKKPVATFNYLVLGTVGSSLYLLGLIILYAMFGTLNMADLAVNITASSATATQVALPFLLMFIGLGVEAKLLPFNSWVKGILGSSNKLSGPMIASVYATTMALVFGRLLTNVFVISDQLMLIISVVLIFSILAGEAMAYASSKLREVLLFSSIAQAAIVIMLFVLGFTWFGLVLAILNGFSKLVLFLIVNTVTDQTETDEVNDLRGLFTENKLVGAAFSITVLSVLGLPLFIGFIVKMNILMTLVDNGNLLFVIAILASSVVEGVYFIKILIKLWFEKGEVKKVKFDNVTKYIVVVIALAIVVFGIYFEPLREILNNYTNFMIGGIL
- the nuoL gene encoding NADH-quinone oxidoreductase subunit L, producing the protein MASLEMILIIVLVAGVLAYLLGKLNKVLSGSVTILASGFAFVSIAYYGFNNGLDTTSDLLPFVTYGVENLSLYFGIIVTFVFFMVSFFNPYFIDKYKYPSLYSMLYLFSLAGVIGVFFTNNFIVLFFFFELVVWSSLFLIPLGKSKKAASWYYGFSAFGSFALLFAILIMSASNGGSFEIASSLSAISGSNRVLVFILLMIAGFAKLGAFPLHIWLPKVLTHAPDPVTSVFSGGLEKLGAFIAVIGLLKVMPVTYNIEVLDMQVTHYLITVLGALTIVFGTLMAIRQDDAKKLLAYSSMSNAGYILVGLAIMSNTSVSGALYHVLAHALASTAAFLAIGAVKRQTGTAKMSQLGGIIHKMPVTYLVYLIAIISMAGIPPMGGFVSKWLIFQSVIDEGLIFIAIATFFGSIGSFLYVFRPLAALFLGQELPQYKKTIKEVPLLMMLPLLILSALNIFTGVYPKDILVFINKILVELNIEQLVITTWTITGKNGDLNPGLIGAIFGIGVAVSFLIFIVLKKSKKVGLMDTYTAGNFVYTEELLHYSVDFYAPLERLYEKYIHIMKNFYNSLANKVKEFGRVVKYFFFTNKPEVTVLFIVLTIIFLLWGEIV
- the nuoH gene encoding NADH-quinone oxidoreductase subunit H — translated: MINVLIGLGVALFGFVLQTAIGGINRKVVARLQKRRGPKWYQEFIDIFKLLSKRATTHGWIFDFGVIMALGGIIATAMFMPVTNSIVAFENFDNFFIFVYLIAVGMLGMAMSASGSGNPLASIGVMRALTTMLAYEVPFMIVVMTIIKLTGTSSVSGIAEFQQIAGNNWFMIALPIGFVVAVLSLMGMLGKKPFETYIAPAEIASGPMVEYGGKQLGMLFIMHEITIFIEVSLFVHLFLGGAPTIGIFLIKYFSVYTFVNLISNVNGRFKIDQVVLFFYKWPLLLAVVQAVMAIYLKWVI
- the nuoB gene encoding NADH-quinone oxidoreductase subunit B; this encodes MNEWKYESTKFSPIPKAKQEAMDRKWWEIGDFFRRNSLWMLMYCTGCCAIELPPAMTSAYDMERLGMGPMATPRQADVLLVTGYLSLKTLRRLIYTYEQMSEPKYVVGFGSCTINGGIYHDSHAVINQLDQYIPVDSYVAGCMPNTEAVMNGFVDLMDLIKSKKADGWKRYAKNYEWYKKNQIDSLGVLRVEDEFHD
- the nuoC gene encoding NADH-quinone oxidoreductase subunit C; amino-acid sequence: MTNIEFTRNLIEKSFKVKKTEVIDQYQVSFEVEKNDIHQILTVLKSSGWIQLSYLSAIDWIAENEFELVYIVMNWERAVHVQIRTRINRTNPEMNSIMPIYEGCKYYEREAHEFFGIKFPGNPDYHKQLILEQWDDIPPLRKDFDPRAYSDAHFAKREYTKDFTNLNNQPSKQEKRTERKSFISRLKGGKK